A window of Sphingobacterium sp. lm-10 contains these coding sequences:
- the dnaG gene encoding DNA primase: MIKQEVIDKVLDTARIDEVVGDFVPLKKRGTSLIGNCPFHDEKTPSFNVSVAKGIYKCFGCGAGGDSLKFVMEIEKYSYPEAIRYLANKYHIQVEEVERSPEQMAKQDKRESLYVLSKWAGQYFVDQMWESDEGRSIGLSYFKERGYREDVIRKFALGYSPDKWEALVTAAQAAGFDKEYLKEIGLAIQREDQSLYDRFRGRVIFPIVNVTGRVIGFGGRTLKTEKSVPKYVNSPESDIYHKSDVLYGLNLAKKAISDADICYLVEGYADVISMHQAGVENVVSSSGTSLTSGQIRLISRYTKNVVILYDGDAAGIKASLRGTDMLLEEGLNVKVLLFPDGHDPDSYVQKFGSAHFKEYISKHPEDFVFFKTNILLKDSGNDPVKRAGVIRDVVESISLIPDEIKVSLYIRQCSTLLDMEERILLSELNKMRINKSAAKEKKVAASDQPPAEFFAAMMGSEELGAAPSQPTTQSTKLSSEILQERELIRILLNYGQEQVTWDPEVDNMPIAPYLINNFDDISFEDPTSAYIFDVFKKKMVNFEIPEAKHFISDQQPGVSDLAVTLIASRYELSPNWNDDKRKIHVTTEIDHLKSLVTETVYRLKKRKVEQELQKIRDELKSPQSAVDMEILLANYKKYKDMEMMLGVYLGNTIVK; this comes from the coding sequence ATGATCAAGCAGGAGGTAATAGACAAAGTCCTGGATACGGCTCGTATAGATGAGGTCGTAGGAGACTTTGTGCCCCTAAAGAAACGAGGAACGTCCCTCATCGGTAACTGTCCGTTTCACGACGAAAAAACACCATCTTTCAATGTTTCAGTAGCCAAAGGCATCTACAAATGCTTCGGTTGCGGTGCAGGAGGCGATTCTTTGAAGTTTGTGATGGAGATAGAAAAATACTCCTATCCTGAAGCCATCCGATACCTGGCCAACAAATATCACATTCAGGTGGAGGAGGTGGAGCGGTCTCCCGAACAGATGGCTAAGCAAGATAAGCGAGAGAGTCTGTATGTGCTCAGTAAGTGGGCCGGTCAGTATTTCGTGGATCAAATGTGGGAATCGGACGAAGGGCGATCCATTGGCTTATCCTATTTCAAAGAGCGGGGCTACCGCGAAGATGTTATCCGCAAGTTTGCATTGGGCTATTCTCCCGACAAATGGGAAGCTTTGGTAACCGCTGCACAGGCTGCCGGGTTTGATAAGGAATACCTTAAAGAAATAGGTCTCGCTATACAACGAGAAGACCAAAGCCTGTATGATCGGTTTCGCGGACGGGTGATCTTCCCGATAGTCAACGTGACGGGAAGAGTGATCGGATTTGGTGGACGAACACTAAAGACCGAGAAGAGCGTGCCGAAATACGTAAACTCGCCCGAAAGTGATATTTACCATAAATCTGATGTGCTATATGGTCTTAATTTGGCCAAAAAGGCAATTTCGGACGCCGACATCTGTTACTTAGTAGAAGGATATGCCGACGTGATCTCCATGCATCAGGCAGGCGTCGAAAATGTGGTTTCTTCTTCCGGTACATCGCTTACCAGCGGACAGATTAGGCTAATCTCTAGGTATACCAAAAACGTCGTAATCCTTTACGACGGTGATGCCGCCGGTATCAAGGCATCACTACGCGGTACCGACATGTTGCTGGAAGAAGGGTTGAATGTAAAGGTATTGCTATTCCCCGATGGGCACGATCCCGATTCCTATGTGCAGAAGTTCGGGTCGGCACATTTTAAAGAGTACATCAGCAAGCACCCGGAAGATTTCGTATTCTTCAAGACCAACATTCTCTTAAAGGATTCCGGCAATGATCCCGTCAAAAGAGCCGGTGTAATCCGTGACGTGGTAGAAAGTATCTCGTTGATTCCCGACGAAATTAAGGTCTCGCTGTACATCCGTCAATGTAGCACCTTGTTGGATATGGAGGAGCGTATTCTCTTGTCGGAATTGAATAAGATGCGCATCAATAAGTCGGCGGCCAAAGAGAAAAAGGTAGCGGCTAGTGATCAACCTCCAGCAGAGTTCTTCGCTGCCATGATGGGTTCGGAAGAGCTGGGAGCTGCACCAAGCCAACCTACCACACAAAGCACTAAGCTATCGTCCGAAATACTGCAAGAAAGGGAATTAATCCGAATCCTGCTCAACTATGGACAGGAGCAAGTAACCTGGGATCCTGAAGTAGATAATATGCCGATTGCACCTTATCTCATCAATAATTTTGATGATATCAGCTTTGAAGACCCTACGAGTGCCTATATTTTTGATGTGTTTAAAAAGAAAATGGTGAACTTCGAGATACCAGAAGCGAAGCACTTTATTTCCGATCAGCAGCCAGGCGTATCCGATCTTGCCGTTACACTCATAGCCAGTCGTTACGAACTCAGCCCGAACTGGAATGACGATAAGCGCAAAATCCATGTGACCACCGAAATAGATCACCTGAAAAGTTTGGTTACCGAAACGGTGTATCGGCTCAAAAAAAGGAAAGTCGAGCAGGAGTTACAAAAGATTCGTGACGAACTAAAATCTCCGCAATCTGCAGTAGATATGGAGATATTACTCGCCAACTATAAAAAATATAAGGATATGGAGATGATGTTAGGAGTGTATCTGGGCAATACCATCGTCAAGTAA
- a CDS encoding YraN family protein, giving the protein MTEKKDKGDFGEQRAQAYLRSCGYKILTVNWRHKHVEADIIMKDGDILVFVEVKTRSSLRYGYPEESVNYAKQKNMVRLANVYLAKYGHEGEVRFDIVSVLSQEEVKIEHIKDAFWHY; this is encoded by the coding sequence ATGACGGAGAAGAAAGATAAGGGCGATTTTGGCGAGCAACGTGCACAAGCTTATCTTCGAAGTTGTGGTTACAAAATACTTACGGTAAATTGGCGACACAAACATGTAGAAGCTGATATTATCATGAAGGATGGTGATATCTTAGTGTTTGTTGAGGTCAAGACCCGTTCCTCACTGCGATATGGCTATCCAGAAGAATCAGTAAACTATGCCAAACAAAAGAATATGGTTAGGCTGGCGAATGTTTATCTGGCTAAATATGGGCATGAGGGAGAAGTTCGATTCGATATTGTATCGGTCTTATCCCAAGAAGAGGTAAAAATAGAACATATTAAAGATGCCTTTTGGCACTATTAA
- a CDS encoding polymer-forming cytoskeletal protein, whose protein sequence is MFNTKKDKKLYRPDAFQISTVIAEGISIEGDLIGAESLRIDGKIKGDIQMGKGVIIGESARVDGDVSCETLVVYGHVVGNVRCHTLILKSAGKLYGDVAMQQFTVDMGGQLMGSVEVVSSREPILLETKVS, encoded by the coding sequence ATGTTCAACACCAAGAAAGATAAGAAGCTTTATCGTCCAGATGCCTTTCAGATCAGCACGGTCATCGCAGAAGGGATATCCATTGAAGGAGACCTGATTGGTGCAGAAAGCTTGCGTATTGATGGTAAGATCAAAGGTGATATCCAGATGGGTAAAGGAGTGATCATCGGCGAGTCTGCTCGAGTTGATGGTGATGTTTCTTGCGAAACGTTAGTTGTATATGGTCACGTGGTGGGCAATGTACGTTGCCACACACTGATATTGAAGTCTGCCGGGAAGTTGTATGGCGATGTGGCTATGCAGCAATTCACCGTTGATATGGGCGGCCAACTTATGGGTTCGGTAGAAGTTGTTTCCTCTCGGGAACCTATTTTGCTGGAAACTAAAGTAAGCTAA
- a CDS encoding nucleoside-diphosphate kinase, producing the protein MATNRTFTMIKPDAVANGHIGAILNDITAGGFKIVAMKYVHLSDATAGNFYAVHKERPFYGELVQFMTSGPIVAAILEKENAVEDFRTLIGATDPAKADEGTIRNKYAKSIEANAVHGSDSDENAAIEGDFFFSQLERF; encoded by the coding sequence ATGGCAACAAATAGAACTTTTACGATGATTAAGCCGGATGCAGTAGCAAACGGACATATCGGAGCAATCTTGAACGACATTACCGCTGGCGGTTTTAAAATCGTAGCGATGAAATATGTACATCTTTCGGATGCAACGGCAGGTAATTTTTATGCAGTACATAAAGAGCGTCCATTTTACGGAGAGTTGGTGCAATTCATGACTTCAGGACCTATTGTAGCCGCGATCCTAGAAAAAGAAAATGCAGTAGAGGATTTCCGCACATTGATCGGTGCTACCGATCCAGCTAAAGCGGATGAAGGTACTATTCGCAATAAATATGCAAAATCTATCGAAGCGAACGCTGTTCACGGTTCGGATTCGGATGAGAATGCGGCTATTGAAGGAGATTTCTTCTTCTCTCAATTAGAGCGCTTCTAG
- the mutY gene encoding A/G-specific adenine glycosylase, translated as MSFSVKLISWYRQHGRELPWRQTSDPYIIWLSEIILQQTRVEQGLPYFQTFVTQLPTVRDFAHANEDLILRLWQGLGYYSRARNMHKAAKAVMTDFNGFFPTSYAEVIQLPGIGAYTASAISSFSSNEVRAVVDGNVYRVLSRVFGIDTDINSGAGKKQFQELADSLINQKEPGLYNQAIMDFGATVCKPKQPLCASCIFQDQCDALATNRIDVLPKKVKTVKIRKRYFHYFIIRRGSEVMVAKRPEGDIWANLHEFPMIETPAPIEVTELEKDPMYTSHFESASPLPLGAPIKQVLSHQHIFAQFYLLPEDIAVKNKKTNWIYTLSENLDKLAKHKLIFSFLRTDNFPK; from the coding sequence ATGTCATTTTCTGTAAAGCTCATCTCCTGGTACCGCCAACATGGGCGGGAATTACCCTGGCGGCAAACCTCGGACCCCTACATTATCTGGCTTTCAGAGATCATCTTACAGCAGACGCGAGTAGAGCAGGGCTTACCTTATTTTCAGACTTTTGTAACACAGCTACCTACCGTTCGTGATTTTGCACATGCAAATGAAGATCTTATCTTACGACTTTGGCAAGGATTGGGTTATTATTCTCGGGCTCGCAACATGCATAAAGCGGCAAAAGCAGTTATGACAGATTTCAACGGCTTTTTCCCTACCTCTTATGCAGAGGTGATTCAGCTGCCAGGAATCGGAGCATATACAGCCAGTGCCATCTCTTCTTTTTCCAGCAATGAGGTACGCGCGGTGGTAGATGGCAACGTATACCGTGTGCTATCCCGCGTTTTCGGAATTGATACAGATATCAACAGCGGAGCTGGAAAGAAACAGTTTCAGGAGCTGGCAGACTCTTTAATCAACCAGAAAGAGCCAGGTTTATATAATCAGGCTATTATGGACTTCGGAGCTACTGTGTGTAAGCCAAAGCAGCCTTTGTGTGCCAGTTGCATTTTCCAAGACCAATGCGATGCGCTAGCAACCAACCGTATTGACGTCTTACCCAAAAAAGTAAAAACTGTAAAAATTCGTAAGCGGTATTTTCATTACTTTATCATTCGTCGTGGTTCGGAAGTGATGGTGGCAAAGCGACCGGAAGGCGATATCTGGGCCAACCTTCACGAATTCCCCATGATAGAAACACCAGCACCTATCGAAGTAACTGAGTTGGAAAAGGATCCGATGTACACCTCGCATTTTGAATCTGCCTCACCCCTTCCGCTGGGTGCACCGATCAAGCAAGTGCTTAGTCATCAGCATATTTTTGCACAATTTTACTTGCTTCCAGAAGACATTGCGGTTAAAAACAAAAAAACAAACTGGATATACACATTATCAGAAAATTTAGATAAATTAGCTAAACATAAGCTGATCTTCTCCTTCTTGCGGACAGACAACTTCCCAAAGTAA
- the def gene encoding peptide deformylase, giving the protein MAQNNSEKHKNMHTFSAHERALINEGTGTMHVYLVTNDKELAVLSSVSEDIDPKDPLLQILTDRMLATVQDEAHPGVGIAAPQVGINKNLIWVQRFDKAEQPFESYINPKIIWRSTLLRTGAEGCLSIPDRRDEVERSYAIRLQYALPTGEIKEENVEGFTAVIFQHEVDHLLGILYPDRVEEQEATPSTSLNTSIKFSAKEGAPRL; this is encoded by the coding sequence ATGGCACAAAACAACTCTGAAAAACACAAAAATATGCACACTTTTTCTGCGCATGAGCGTGCGCTCATCAACGAAGGAACGGGAACGATGCACGTTTACTTGGTTACCAACGATAAAGAATTGGCCGTATTGAGCTCAGTTTCGGAGGATATTGATCCGAAAGATCCACTATTGCAGATTCTGACAGATCGTATGTTGGCTACCGTGCAAGACGAAGCGCATCCTGGGGTTGGCATTGCGGCTCCGCAAGTGGGCATCAATAAAAATTTGATCTGGGTACAACGTTTTGATAAAGCAGAGCAACCGTTTGAAAGCTATATTAATCCAAAAATCATTTGGCGTTCTACCTTACTGAGAACAGGCGCAGAAGGTTGCTTATCCATTCCAGACAGAAGGGATGAGGTAGAGCGTAGCTATGCGATTCGCCTGCAGTACGCATTGCCTACAGGTGAAATAAAAGAAGAAAACGTGGAAGGCTTTACTGCAGTCATTTTTCAGCATGAGGTAGACCATCTATTAGGCATCCTTTATCCGGATCGTGTCGAGGAACAAGAAGCAACGCCGAGCACCTCGTTAAACACATCTATAAAATTCTCTGCGAAAGAGGGGGCGCCTCGATTGTAG
- the pheS gene encoding phenylalanine--tRNA ligase subunit alpha, whose translation MLQDKIAQYTQEIQESSLTNTAEIEAFRLKFLVSKGIVKSLFEEFKSVSTEEKRTLGKVLNEFKILAESTLKNALDTVGDSNQSQDKPFDGDLTLPGEGFQLGSRHPLSLVRKEIVEIFKKLGFIVAEGPEIEDDWHNFSALNFPPEHPARDMQDTFFIKKQDRNDIALRTHTSSVQVRLMQAGKPPFRAIMPGRVFRNEAISARAHCFFHQVEGLYVDENVSFADLKQTLFHFVQELYGEGTKVRFRPSYFPFTEPSAEMDISCTICKGKGCQLCKNSGWVEILGCGMVDPNVLENCGIDSKKYSGFAFGMGIERITNLKYEIRDLRLFSENDTRFLSQFETEIL comes from the coding sequence ATGTTGCAAGATAAAATAGCGCAGTATACGCAGGAAATTCAGGAAAGTTCATTAACCAATACAGCAGAAATTGAAGCATTTCGCCTCAAGTTTTTGGTATCTAAAGGTATTGTAAAATCCTTATTTGAAGAGTTTAAGTCGGTCTCTACCGAAGAGAAGAGGACGCTCGGAAAAGTATTGAATGAATTTAAAATCCTAGCAGAGTCTACGCTAAAGAATGCACTTGATACAGTCGGTGACTCCAATCAAAGTCAAGACAAACCTTTCGATGGAGATCTTACACTTCCAGGAGAAGGATTTCAACTCGGTTCACGCCATCCGCTTTCACTAGTACGTAAGGAGATTGTTGAAATCTTCAAAAAGCTAGGATTTATTGTTGCAGAAGGACCAGAGATTGAGGATGATTGGCATAACTTTTCTGCTTTAAATTTCCCACCTGAGCATCCTGCTCGAGATATGCAGGACACTTTTTTTATTAAAAAGCAAGATAGAAACGACATTGCATTGCGGACCCATACTTCATCTGTACAAGTCCGCTTGATGCAGGCTGGCAAACCGCCATTCCGTGCCATCATGCCAGGAAGAGTGTTCCGCAACGAGGCAATTTCTGCACGAGCTCATTGCTTTTTTCATCAGGTAGAAGGTCTTTACGTGGATGAGAACGTATCGTTTGCCGACTTAAAACAAACCCTTTTTCACTTTGTGCAAGAGTTGTATGGGGAAGGTACAAAAGTACGCTTTCGTCCCTCTTATTTTCCATTTACAGAGCCCTCGGCAGAGATGGACATTTCGTGTACCATCTGTAAAGGAAAAGGCTGTCAGCTATGTAAAAACTCCGGCTGGGTAGAAATTCTCGGCTGTGGTATGGTAGACCCAAATGTATTGGAAAATTGCGGCATTGACTCCAAAAAATACAGTGGATTTGCCTTTGGAATGGGTATTGAGCGTATCACCAACCTTAAATACGAAATCCGCGATCTTCGGTTATTTTCGGAAAACGACACCCGCTTCTTATCCCAATTCGAAACTGAAATCTTATAA
- a CDS encoding glutaminyl-peptide cyclotransferase, with protein MKYQAFAVLLSACLFLVGCKSQKGKFEFVAPEAGTSLLKGEKVQLALRFPDETLDSVVYSVDGDLLARKTDTAAIEFDTDKFNYGNRSLSAKIYYAGKEDIAYTNILIVPPPATAYQFEVINTFPHDSNAFTQGLQYENGVLYESTGMQGRSSLRKVDLKTGNVIQKVDLEDELFGEGMTIMGDKIVLLTWMNGVGFVYDKSNLRKLQTFNYANPQQEGWGITYDGTRLIKTDGSAFLYFMDPVTFREQGSLEVFDDHGPVSNLNELEYVDGKIYANLYYADRDEVVIINPETGVVEGKINFVGLYDGKRQSTGNEMNGIAYNASTKNFYVTGKDWTKLFEVRLSPR; from the coding sequence ATGAAATACCAAGCTTTTGCGGTGTTGTTATCCGCCTGCTTATTCCTAGTAGGCTGTAAAAGTCAAAAAGGAAAATTCGAATTTGTCGCGCCGGAAGCAGGTACATCTCTGCTAAAAGGAGAGAAAGTACAGCTTGCGTTGCGCTTCCCAGATGAAACTCTGGATTCGGTGGTGTACTCGGTGGATGGGGATTTGCTAGCCCGCAAAACGGATACTGCCGCAATAGAGTTTGACACCGATAAATTCAACTATGGCAACCGTAGTTTGAGCGCCAAAATATACTATGCTGGTAAAGAAGATATCGCATATACCAATATCCTTATCGTTCCGCCTCCGGCTACCGCCTATCAATTCGAAGTGATCAATACCTTTCCGCACGATTCCAATGCGTTCACCCAAGGCTTGCAGTACGAGAACGGGGTCTTGTATGAGTCAACCGGAATGCAGGGTCGCTCCTCGTTGAGAAAAGTGGATTTAAAGACTGGAAACGTCATACAGAAGGTGGATTTGGAAGATGAGCTTTTCGGAGAAGGAATGACAATTATGGGCGATAAGATCGTGCTGTTGACTTGGATGAATGGTGTTGGCTTTGTATACGACAAAAGTAACCTGCGGAAGTTGCAGACTTTTAATTACGCCAATCCACAGCAAGAGGGGTGGGGCATTACCTATGATGGTACACGGTTGATCAAAACGGATGGATCTGCTTTCCTGTATTTTATGGATCCGGTCACCTTTCGTGAGCAGGGCTCTTTAGAAGTCTTCGACGACCATGGGCCGGTGAGCAACCTGAACGAATTAGAATATGTCGACGGCAAGATTTACGCAAACTTATATTATGCTGATCGCGATGAGGTCGTGATTATCAATCCAGAAACTGGTGTTGTTGAGGGAAAAATAAATTTCGTCGGCTTGTACGATGGCAAGCGCCAGTCTACGGGCAATGAGATGAATGGCATCGCCTACAATGCCAGTACGAAAAACTTCTACGTAACCGGAAAGGATTGGACCAAGTTGTTCGAAGTACGCCTATCTCCGAGGTAG
- a CDS encoding TetR/AcrR family transcriptional regulator — protein sequence METDIIIANNIKIAARELFRRYGYNKTSVNQLARYANVAKATFYKYYSSKELILHAVLMDYIRENVEDILRKEVGEQDLHTFLAKTILRVSRVTYTVCNEFIGWEFIRESANAQEYLKILSDDLEFLLLSSFIQNETIGTVVSEDKLTFLIKCSKNIVFSFAFTAVSDADVRKNFISFQKEMLPYLVAATLQ from the coding sequence ATGGAAACGGATATTATTATTGCCAATAATATAAAAATAGCGGCGCGCGAGCTGTTTCGGCGCTATGGCTACAATAAAACCAGCGTCAACCAATTGGCTCGTTATGCCAATGTGGCCAAAGCCACGTTTTACAAGTATTATAGCAGCAAAGAACTTATCCTGCACGCCGTGTTAATGGACTATATCAGGGAAAATGTCGAAGACATTTTACGGAAGGAAGTCGGCGAGCAGGATTTACATACTTTCTTAGCCAAAACTATATTGAGGGTGAGTCGTGTGACCTATACTGTTTGCAACGAGTTCATTGGTTGGGAGTTTATCCGAGAATCTGCCAACGCGCAGGAATACCTCAAAATTTTATCAGACGATTTGGAATTCTTACTATTGAGTTCCTTTATCCAAAATGAAACTATCGGCACAGTCGTATCCGAAGATAAGTTGACTTTTTTAATCAAATGCAGCAAGAACATTGTATTTTCCTTTGCCTTTACTGCAGTATCTGATGCGGACGTACGAAAAAATTTCATCTCCTTCCAGAAGGAGATGCTTCCCTATTTAGTAGCCGCCACGCTACAATAA
- the ybeY gene encoding rRNA maturation RNase YbeY yields MALKDITFFVEEIDFTLKQKQKIRQWIGDTIKAEGFGRVGELNFIFCSDAYLLEINKQYLNHDTFTDIVTFDSSEEEHVVSGDIFISVDRIQENAQKFDVPESDELHRVIIHGVLHLCGYLDKKAEDKKLMTAKEDHYLGTRAF; encoded by the coding sequence ATGGCATTAAAGGATATCACATTCTTTGTCGAGGAGATCGACTTCACGTTAAAGCAAAAGCAAAAAATTCGACAGTGGATCGGGGATACCATCAAAGCAGAGGGTTTCGGTCGCGTCGGTGAATTAAACTTCATCTTCTGCTCTGATGCGTATTTGCTGGAGATAAACAAGCAATACCTGAATCATGATACATTTACCGATATCGTCACTTTCGACAGCTCAGAAGAAGAGCATGTGGTATCCGGAGATATATTTATATCCGTCGACCGAATTCAGGAAAACGCGCAAAAATTTGATGTGCCGGAGAGCGATGAACTGCATCGCGTTATTATACACGGCGTACTGCACCTGTGTGGATATCTGGACAAAAAAGCAGAGGATAAAAAACTGATGACGGCCAAAGAAGACCATTATTTGGGAACCAGAGCATTCTAG
- the ruvX gene encoding Holliday junction resolvase RuvX, whose translation MRILAFDYGTKRVGIAVTDPLQIIANPLTTLHPEKLWPFLHEYMLSEAVVTFVVGKPRQLDGTDSQSAAHVVGFIRRLQREFPTIPVVEIDERFTSKMASAAISQSGMSRKKRQNKETVDTVSATIILQDYLNSKSIY comes from the coding sequence ATGCGCATACTGGCTTTCGATTACGGAACCAAAAGAGTAGGTATTGCTGTTACGGATCCGTTGCAGATCATTGCCAATCCATTAACGACATTACACCCAGAAAAACTGTGGCCGTTCCTGCACGAATATATGCTGAGCGAAGCCGTTGTGACTTTTGTCGTCGGAAAGCCTCGGCAATTGGACGGCACGGATTCACAGTCAGCAGCGCATGTGGTGGGTTTCATCCGCAGATTACAGCGCGAATTTCCGACCATACCCGTCGTAGAGATAGACGAGCGTTTCACCTCCAAGATGGCATCTGCTGCGATTTCGCAAAGTGGCATGAGTCGCAAAAAAAGGCAAAACAAGGAAACGGTAGATACGGTATCGGCTACCATCATCTTACAAGATTATTTGAACAGCAAATCCATATATTAA
- a CDS encoding single-stranded DNA-binding protein, which produces MASVNKVILVGHLGKDPEIRYLDGNVSVASFPLATSEFYNKDGKKIEQTEWHNIVLWRALADLAVKYLKKGKLVYIEGKLRTRTYEDKEGVRRFATEIVADSFNLLGRRSDFEPQSPDRAADRPEDQPEDTKVDFRENDDDNDGLPF; this is translated from the coding sequence ATGGCAAGCGTAAACAAAGTTATTCTAGTTGGGCACCTGGGCAAAGATCCCGAAATTCGCTATTTAGACGGCAACGTTTCTGTGGCGAGCTTCCCCCTTGCTACCTCCGAATTTTATAATAAAGACGGCAAAAAGATTGAACAGACAGAGTGGCACAACATTGTTTTGTGGCGCGCGTTAGCGGATTTAGCTGTTAAATACCTGAAGAAAGGCAAGTTGGTTTATATAGAAGGTAAGTTGCGGACACGCACCTACGAAGATAAGGAAGGTGTTCGCCGCTTTGCGACAGAGATCGTAGCAGACAGTTTTAATTTGTTGGGTAGACGCTCTGATTTTGAACCGCAATCACCCGATCGTGCTGCCGACAGACCAGAAGACCAGCCCGAGGATACTAAGGTAGACTTTCGGGAGAATGACGATGATAACGATGGTCTTCCATTTTAA
- a CDS encoding M23 family metallopeptidase: MLKKKTSVLIVSADGNPNKKIQIPTFLLSYWKHIAFSFVAFVLLGVVGIIYFVNNRNEKLYADVYLEKIDKLRKRNQQLTLDGTNNQINIDDVRRSMNSFDSTLNRINAKMKKRGLKAIALNNAGGPLVEEEENLEELAKFYVNMLTDVENRLDGAPFGRPHQGRITSRFGYRRNPFTGRGREMHSGVDLKGRTGETIKTTAKGTVTFAGYKGGYGNLVTVKHANGYETRYAHLSRIRVKRGQRIDVGTIVGLLGSTGRSTGPHLHYEVLQAGRTMNPEKYFQF; this comes from the coding sequence ATGCTAAAGAAGAAGACTTCTGTGCTGATTGTTAGTGCTGATGGTAACCCTAACAAGAAGATTCAGATACCTACATTCTTGCTGTCCTATTGGAAACATATTGCATTTTCCTTTGTAGCATTTGTGCTTTTGGGCGTTGTGGGGATTATCTATTTTGTAAACAATCGAAACGAGAAATTGTACGCGGATGTATACCTGGAGAAGATCGACAAACTCCGGAAGCGGAACCAGCAACTCACGTTGGACGGCACCAATAACCAGATCAATATAGATGATGTACGACGCTCTATGAATAGCTTCGATAGCACATTGAACCGAATCAATGCCAAAATGAAGAAGAGAGGTTTGAAAGCCATCGCTTTGAATAATGCCGGGGGGCCACTGGTAGAGGAGGAAGAGAATCTGGAAGAATTAGCTAAGTTTTATGTCAATATGCTGACAGACGTAGAAAATCGTCTAGATGGCGCGCCTTTTGGGCGTCCGCATCAAGGTAGAATCACATCTCGTTTCGGATACAGACGTAATCCATTTACAGGAAGAGGGCGAGAGATGCATTCGGGCGTTGACCTAAAAGGACGTACAGGAGAAACGATAAAAACTACTGCTAAAGGTACGGTCACATTCGCTGGATATAAAGGCGGATACGGCAACCTCGTTACCGTAAAGCATGCTAACGGATACGAAACACGATACGCTCATTTAAGCAGAATACGTGTAAAACGCGGACAGCGCATAGATGTAGGTACTATCGTTGGCTTATTGGGCAGTACAGGTCGCAGTACAGGGCCACATTTACATTATGAAGTGCTCCAAGCTGGGCGTACTATGAACCCAGAGAAATATTTTCAGTTCTAA